A window of Adhaeribacter arboris genomic DNA:
TTGAATACTGTTCATTTTTTGTCAATCATTCTTTTAACTTGGTACGCATGAGTACTAAATGGCCGGTTTCAATATAATAAAATAAACGGGCTAGTAAGGATAAAAGAAAGGGTAAATTCTAGGCTACTGATACTGATTTTTCTCCGGCAGGAGCGGTTGTTGATTTAGGCTCGATATCGAAGAGGAAGTGGTTGAGCTTAGAACGCAAATCGGCGGCCGCGAGGTTGCGGTATACTTGCCCATTTCGAACCAAGGCTATTTGGCCGGTTTCTTCTGAAACTACCAACACCACACTATCGGTTACTTCGCTTAAGCCAATAGCGGCCCGGTGCCGCAAACCCATGGAGGCGGGTACATCCGTATTTTCGGTAACGGGTAAAATACAACGCGCTGCTTTAATCCGGTTATTGGCAATAATTACGGCCCCATCGTGTAGCGGGCTGGTTTTATTAAAAATAGAAAGCAGTAAACGTTTAGAAACTACCGCATCAATCGTGTCGCCGGAATCAGCGTAAAATTTTAGCTCGGAGCTGCGGGCAAAAACAATTAGAGCACCAATATTTTTGCCCGCCAATGATTTAGCCGCTTCAATAAAAGGCGTCAAATTAATGCGATTTTCGTTCTCGGATTTGCGCCACGGAAAGCCCAGGAAAAATTTATCGCTGTTAAAAGGGGTGCTTTTGCCAATCATCATCAGGAAGCGCCGGATTTCCTGCTGAAACAAAATAATCATGGCAAGTACGCCCACTCCCATAAATTGCCCCAGAATAATCGTAAGCAATTCCATACCGGCTGCTTTTACTACCAGGTACAAGAGGTAAATAGAAAGCAAACCCACAAAGATTTTAAGCGCCACGCTCCCGGTAAGCACTTTATACAACTGGTACAGCAATACCGTTACCAGCAAGATATCCGCGATATCGAGCCAGTTTATTTCCAAAAAGCCAATGGTAAATAACGGTATCAAATTAGTTTCAGGTTACAGGTTGCAAATTATTTTAAGTTACAACTTACAGATTGCAAGTTGATTTAATATTTATTTCGTTATGGTTAAAGTCAAAGATTAAGCAACGTCTATTTTTAATATTTATTTTTGGTTAAGGTTGCAAACGTTTTATTTCCGTATCAACTATAATCAAACTATAAAAAATCATAAATTTTGGTTGCCTAGAGCATCATAATCAAGCGATAAACAA
This region includes:
- the cdaA gene encoding diadenylate cyclase CdaA — translated: MIPLFTIGFLEINWLDIADILLVTVLLYQLYKVLTGSVALKIFVGLLSIYLLYLVVKAAGMELLTIILGQFMGVGVLAMIILFQQEIRRFLMMIGKSTPFNSDKFFLGFPWRKSENENRINLTPFIEAAKSLAGKNIGALIVFARSSELKFYADSGDTIDAVVSKRLLLSIFNKTSPLHDGAVIIANNRIKAARCILPVTENTDVPASMGLRHRAAIGLSEVTDSVVLVVSEETGQIALVRNGQVYRNLAAADLRSKLNHFLFDIEPKSTTAPAGEKSVSVA